TTGTCTTCGTTCCCTGTCCTCGCTGCGATGTGTCATGAGAGAACAGCACCTTCACGCCATCCCAGgtattacaaacacacaaaggacCATAAAGAGACGTGAATCACAGAAGAAATACAAACCAGGATTCAGCCTCTTGTGGAGGTCTGTTCAGCATTTCTGTTCATTCTTTTTGCTTCAAGTATCAAAATTCAATGATTATCAGAAAAATGAATAAAgaaatggaaaaaaagaaacttGTATTGGCGTTCTGTTCATTAAAATCTGAATTTTCCAGAGTCAAGAAAAGGCCTCTGATCAAGCAACAACACAAATAAAATAACTACTGGTGATGATAATGAAATGGTGAAATGTCTTTAACTAAACCTGTTTTTTCAGGGGCTGATTCAGAGCAAAAAGCAGTCATATCATTACTAatattcttgtttttttttatacaagttcaagaaaaaaaacgaatctACTCTGTCTGTACACCCTCATATAGTCATAACATTGCGTCAGGAGTGAGTGTGAGTCGTCAGGGTGAAATCCAGCTCACTTCCTGTGTTCTCCACCAACCAGGACATGCTGCCAGTCGCTCTGCAGACGAAGAGACGGTTGAACAGCCACCCTCTGACGTTCCTCTTTGACATTTAGGTGAGTGTTGTGTGGAGTGAACCTTGGACAGCGCGTCCAGGTACGGGGATAGTTCCTGAGTGTTTACGGTACGTGTTTTGAGTTTAGAGAGCTTGGATGAGAGCTCTCTCAGAGTGAAATGTCTttctgatagtgtgtgtgtgtggtgtgtggttgTGACACAGATCACTATGATAACGCTCTCACTAGAGGCAGCCTTTATCTATTATTAGTTTCTAAAGGCCAAACCTCCAAAAGTTTCAAGCCACTATATTTGAGAGTTAATAGTCATCCAAGTACTGAACTGTACAACAAGTGCACATTTCTATATTTGAGTTAAATGAGTTTACATTTCATGGGTGTCAACTTATCTGAGGAAGGAAGATGTTGACGTTTGTGCATGTTTTGAATCTGCAGACGGGCGGCCATGTTTTCTCCCCGGCCTGAGAGACTCTCCTCCCTGGTGATCCTGCTGTGCGTGTCCAGCAGTGTTGTCAGTAGACATCTACTGAGCCAGGGGACGTCTGAGTCTGACACATCCTCACAGACCACTGCCTTTCTGTTCCTGCCACAACccagctccaccaccacccccacttcCTTGGCCACCTCCCCTTCCAActacaccccctccccttccaacTGCTCCTCCACGTCCCCCTCcaactgctcctccacctccccctccaactgctcctccacttccccctccaactgctcctccacctccccctccaactgctcctccacctccccctccaactgctcctccacctccccctccaactGCTCCTCCACGTCCCCCTCcaactgctcctccacctccccctccaactgctcctccacctccccctccaactGCTCCTCCACGTCCCCCTCcaactgctcctccacctccccctccaactgctcctccacctccccctccaactgctcctcctccccttccaactacacctcctccacctcccctacaaactgctcctcctccttcccctccaactcctcctccatctcgccttccaactcctcctccacctcccctcccaactacacctcatcctccacctccccttccaactgctccaccccctcctccacctcctcctccagcacctggGCTACAGACAGGAGCACCCCAGGCAGGGTGAAGCCGGACCCCCCCGTTCCCAGCCCGGAGACGTGGCCAACAGCGGCAGAGGGTCAGGCTGTCTGGTGGCTGGTCACCATCACCCTGCTGGTCTCTTTCCTGGCCACCTccgtcctcctcctgctcctgttCTCCAGGCTGCGGGCCCGGAGGTGCAGCTACAGGCGGATGTCTGAAGAGCTGCCAGGGACAGAGATGGTGTGCATGTCCAGCTTGATGAGCACGGGCGAGGACCGCCCTGGGGCTCCTGACGTCTCCATCCCAGGGCTAGGGGCCTGTCCGTGGGACCGCGTCTCCCTGGAGACCTCCTCcacggagatggaggagggcgtCTGAGCAGGGCGTGGGGGCGGGTTCCAAATGTGGGTGTGATGgctttttatgtttttgtctttttttataACTGAGGATGTGGCTGTTAAATGTGATTTTCTTCATTAAAAGTGTGGATGGGGCCTTGTCTTCACCATGCCACTGTATGGGACAGGTGCGATGAGGAACAGAATGGTCTGTGTCTCAGTGCCCCTCCCTGGACTGCTGGACTTTGGGGAACTGGATTCTGTGTTTAAACTAGCAGTGAACAATAGGTACTGCGCTTATTTTTATGCGTTATAATTTCCTgattaatacattttttatgcTTTTAAATCGCTTTTCACTGAGAAAGAGATTTCCCATGTTGTCGTGGACTTTCTCCATCCAGAGACGTCGGACTTCTGAGACACATGCTTGTAACAGGCCGTAAAGTTTTTATGTTGAGTTTGTTCATGTGAGTTGGGATGAAAGGCGTTCCCTGAGCCCAGGCTgttcagggcagagagaggctgtaATCTGGAGGGTTTAATTAGAGAGGGCTCTATAGGAGGCGGAGAGATCGAGGAACGCGCCCTGTGAAGGACCGAAATACCCGCCGACCTTCCCCGTGGAACATACAGTGGTGTGGCCTTGCAACTGTGGTGGGGTGTGGCGGTCCGATTTACGTTTACATGTactcatttagcaaacgctcttatcttagagcgacttacagtaagtacagggacattttcccaaggaaagtagggtgaagtgccttgcccaaggacacaacgtcattttgcacagtcgggaatcgaaccagcaaccttctgattactagccctatttcctaaccgctcaaccacctgactacCTAGGGATTTGTATCTTTGTCCAAATAAAATTCATTTGTatggccctttttacaagcaatatcacagagggcttcacatatgccaaCAGAACttcacctaaaccaacctaaaccctcaaggaagacaaggacaaACGGGTCCATTCTATTTCTGAAATGAACGACAAAAatgacataaaaaaataaataaaagttttttcattcatgtaAAGGTTTTACTTTTATTCTGGTCCCTTCTGTGTCTTGGTGAATGTGTCTCttgctctcctctgccctctcctctgcccagcTGCACCACTCTCACAGCAGGTGTGTTTATCACAGCTTCAACAAACATCTCCTGAGGTTGGGTACAATGTCAGTGAGCGACCACACATTACTCACGaggacggagggatggaggaggaggctggagaatggggaagggggagggatataggaggaggctggaggatggggaggctggaggatggggaagggggagggagagaggaggaggctggaggatggggaggctggaggatggggaagggggagggagagaggaggaggctggaggatggggaggctggaggatggggaagggggagggggagggagggatggaggaggaggatggggaagggatagaggaggaggctggaggatggggaagggggagggagaagaggatgagaaGCAAGGGGGTGGACCTATTTCAGCCTGGTAGTTTTACAGTTGGAGAGAGAACTTGTAGTATAACTTCTAGGAGCAGGCAAAGGCTTGTTTCTGACCCTCTTTAACTTATTTAactgctcctctcttctcctagcTCTTtagctctcgttctctctctgtctctgggtaTAACTGTCTCAGGAGAAGACTCTTTCCTCAGGCATCCCTCTGTAAGTAAGGTATATATTTTTCTTGTTTAATTCTCGTTAAGTTGGACAATGTCAGGACTTTTTGTGTGTTGTACCAAATGATAAGTGTATTATCAAACCCTGTCATCTTCAGTATTTTTCTTATAGAACAATTTAGCATATGATTTAAATTGAATGTGTTTTGGTTTTCGGTGAACTTTAATCAAAAATTTTGAATCCTTCATGATCATAGAACAAGAATGAAGATCTGTTCATGTTTAAGAGGAAAACCAATGTTCTGTACTACCAAATACTCATGACAGTAAGGAAGGGTTGGAAAACAGTTATCCATCATCCTCGATGCTCTTTCTGTGAGGGTGGGCTTGTTAGTGGCCAAGTGAGGCTCTATTCTTGAAGATGTAATTATGGCCGGCTAATACCATGTTGGAGGCTCTCTTCCCTGTTTCTCCCCACCCAGACTGCACAAGCAGGGAGTTTCAGAAAACTCGGCATGATGGTAGTTTCTGTCACACACGGGGCATGCATGACCACAGAAACAGACTGGATAGTATTTACTGGAAGattgagaggggaggagtcacAATCTCAAGGGTGATTAGAAGTTGTCTGTAACTCAACTAGTAGTGGGTGATAACGTAATTAGAAGTACGCTGCAAATGGTTTACAGATTGACCTTGAAACACGCGCACATGAAACCACAGCATGACTTTTACAGTTTATGAGAGTGTTGCCAAGAGTGAAAGATACAGAGACGGATGTAAAAATAACAAGAGGAATAGAGAACTTAGAGGGGAAAAATAGTGTCTAGTTTCTTCAGAGAGCTCATTTCAAAACACGTTCATGTTCCAAGTCATGACTTGGATTGAAATCAAGAAACACCGGCTGACACCTAACTTCATCCCATTAGGCTCTCGCAGTGTCAAAGTGAACCAGGTCCCCAAAGCAAAGACTCCACACACGCTCCCCCTACAAGCAGAAATAACCCTCTTCCATCCCTGGTGAAGCGCCCCGCTGCAGGGTAAATATAGAGGGCTCGGCCACAAGGCTCCCACGCCCGCTGGCTACCCAAGGAATCAAGCTTCTTCTGGGCtttggtgtggtgtggtgtggcctcCCTTCACCATGCAAATTAAAAACTCTGCCAAACTCCCGGACTCCACCCCAAATAAGTAATGACTGCAGCCTGGCTAAAATAGATTTCTCCTGCATGACTTCCTTGAACAGGAGACATGCTGAACAGGAATACACTGTGTTTTGAGTTGAAATATACTTTATGGTTTTCTCGATGATccgtttttacagtttttttactAAACATGTCCTGAATTTTTGTCAAGTTCTACTGAGTATGGACAGTCTCTCTTGTCGTTGCAGGCCTGACAAGAAGATGAGTCTGGTTGTGTGTCTTCAGCTGGCCTGCGTGACCCTGGCCCTGCTGAGTGGCCTTGGCTGTCACGCCTCCCCGGTGCTGTTCAACATGTCCATGGACAGCAGTGGAGACGGGGCAGAGCTGGAGCTCCTGCTGCCTGTGGCCTCCTCCACCAGAGTCCCACCCCTGGTCCACCTCAGCCCCACCACCATCCCTTCccctggggctggaactggggctggaggagctgaagtTACCAGTCTGACcggcaccatcaccaccaccatgatCCGACTCAAAGACTTTGTCCTCAGCCGAGTGGTGGACTTCCTTCAGGAGAACCTGCTCATCATCATCGTGGCTACTTCCCTCCTCATCGTCCTGGTCTTCATCATCTGCTGTGCCTCCGCCATGAGCCACAAGCGCAAGTTAGAGGCTTACAAGCCCCCAGTGAACCCACCCAGGAAGTACACGGACCAGGTCAAACCCCCCAGTGGGCTCCAGGGCAGGCCGTACGCGGTTGACCACGTTCAGAGGTTCCAGAGCCAGGCTTCCCCCACCCTGCGCACCCCTTCCAAGGCCCTGGTCGGGGACAAGGAGGGCAGGGACATCAAGCCCAGGCATCAAGAGGTCAAAAAGGTGAgggtggcggaggaggaggaggtggaggagaagaggagagtggagtCCAGGCCGAAGGAGCAAgccaagaggagggaggaggagcagcaaagCTCAGCCGGTCAGCCGGTGGTCTGCACCTGCCACCTCAGGAAGCACTAGTCCCAGGgttaggggagagggaggcctgggggagagggaggcctgggggagagggaggcctgggggagagggaggcctgggggagagggaagggggaggcctgggggagagagaggcctgggggagagggaagggggagaaagaggcctgggggagagagaggcctgggggaaagggaagggggagaaagaggcctgggggagagggaggcctgggggaaagggaggcctggggcagagggaggcctgggggagagggaggcctgggggagagggaagggggagagagaggcctgggggagagggaggcctggggcagagggaggcctgggggaggcctgggggagagagaggcctgggggagagggaggcctgggggagagggaggcctgggggaaAGGGatgcctgggggagagagaggcctgggggagagagaggcctgggggaaagggaagggggagaaagaggcctgggggagagggaggcctgggggaaagggaggcctggggcagagggaggcctgggggagagggaggcctgggggagagggaagggggagagagaggcctgggggagagggaggcctggggcagagggaggcctgggggaggcctgggggagagagagcctgggggagagggaggcctgggggagagggaggcctgggggaaAGGGatgcctgggggagagagaggcctgggggagagagaggcctgggggagagggaggcctggggagagagaggcctgggggagagagaggcctgggggagagggaggcctgggggagagggaggcctgggggagagggaggcctgggggagagagaggcctgggggagaggggagatatAGAGGGAAGTGTTGTGgaaaaggagacaggagagggaaggaggagaggtaaggtggagaggtgaagaggagagggaggtcttggggagagggaaggaggagagggaggcctgggggagagggaacacaggagagggaaggaggagagggaggcctgggggagaagagggaaggaggagaggtaaagaggtgagggaggtctTGTGTGTCCATACAAAGCTGCCTGGGTGTCCACTGCTGTCTACAAAACCTGCCTGTAGAATCTGACTACTTTTTATTTCTGCATCTTGTGTTAAAGCCTTATTtgactctaccccccccccccccgcgctttTTTTCTTGTTCTCATCTTTTCTCATCTTTTGTTTCTACATTATTTCCCTCATTAGAAAGCATATTAATGTGTAACTGTTGATCATGTGGTTTCTTTCAACAGCTGTCAGTATTTGTTTCTCTGCATGTTGCTAAACTATTGTGAGGTGTAGTCCTCAAATTATCTTAATTAAGGTGtttgtacattacagtacaaaaaTATAAACAGTATAGACCGACTAATTTCCTCATTGataaatattatttaaatgtttttgttctttTAATTTTTAAATGCATTAAGAATGACTATTATATTTACACCCTCATTATCACTTCACTCACTGTGCCAATACAACAAATACTTGATTATTTCTTATCTTTTTGCGACCAATATTTCCTGACAAAATGTGTTTGGATGTGTTTGGTTATTCTGATATGTATCTGTCAGCTTTAACTGTGTACACTACAATACCCAAACACAATCCATTTGAACAATGAGTCCAAAATACTTTTTCTTTTGTTGTACATTATGACACATCAGTTTACACAATTTAGTTTCTTTTTTATTGAGATTAAATAAAAGAGAtttgttgaagaaaaaaaactattgtgACTGAAAGTCTTTTGGAGTACACAAAGAAGTTTGCTGTTTCACCCCAGTCTGAGTAGAATTGATAGAAAACCTAGGATGGACGTTTATAATTGAGGAGGCACAGCGTGTGCATTGATATGTTTTTTGGGTGCATCCTATCATTTCCTGCCATGTAGTCTAACTCTGGAGGATAACTGTAGGGTTGGTGACGCCTGTTCTCCAATTCCTACAAACAAACTTTGTTATGTTTTCTGTAATTTGTGAACGTGTCTACATAACTTTCAAGGAcgaaccaacacacacacacccgcacaaaaGAAAACGATGTTTCACCTGCCTACATTTGTGATTGGCCCTGATGTTTGGCACCTTGCTGTAATGTCATGCCCCAACACAAAGCCTGGCAGAGGCACTGGAGCCTGGAGCAGACCACAGCTTTGTGTTTTCCTCCTGGCTGCCTTACACGTTTCTATCAATATTTCAGCAGCCATCAGACAACAAACATGGAATACTTCGCTCTGAAATTGCCTTTTTGAAAGTGAAACCACCTTGATTTATCCTACTCAGATCTCTGTCTTGGTCTTTTTGTTATGGGTTGACATGTCTGTGAAAACGTTGGTGAGTAAATGATGACTTCCTTGAGCATATATCAAAGCTGTAAAGTGATTGAATTGGGATTCCTCACCAGAACAAATCTCTAATGAAAACATATTTGGTAAAACTGAAGCAATAACACACAAATAAGGAAAATAATGACAATACACAAAATATAAAAACTGAGATAGTTGTGTGTACAAGATTGTTGTATTGTCATCCCTATTGTATGAGGGCATTTTAAAGCAATTCATTGACCATGCACGAAACGATTATTTAAAACACAGCTACGTTTTCAAAATTGTAGTGAGATCTCTTGGCAAGGGGACAGAAATGTCGAGATAGCAAAGAGCAAACATCAGAGATGAAGGCAGACCAGCCCAAAACTAAGAACTGCGTTGTCCGGCCTGAAACGTGAGCCCCGTAAAAGCCTCACAACAGGGTCGGATTCCCTGCTCCTTTGTCAGTGAGGTGCTAAATAATTCTGGAATATACTGCCCGTCCACTCTCACTTTTCCCACCTGGCAAGGAGACCGCTCATTACCTTAGGACCCCCCATATTCTTCGTTCCGTCAGTCAGCCAACACGGTTTGAGGTTTCCTTATGAACTCTGAGCTTCGGATCGCACCGGAAGATGATGTACCTCAATCGTGTGTAACCTCAGAAATCAATTACGTTGCGTTTCTCTGCCAAAGGTTGCGATCGTCCAACGACACTTTTACGTTGTTCTCTGGCTTCGAATCGGAATTGGAGTGCGCCATTAATTTGGATGGTGAAGAAGATGCAAAACAAGTAATACTGCACCTTAAGGTTTGTCATTAAACTTTGATGGGCATCTATTGGGAATTCTCCGAGAACGTTGTGACTGGAGACGGAGACACGGGGACCATGTAAGAACCACATCAACAGCGTGTCTGTCGTTTGAGAGGAGCTCATACAACACAGTGTAGCAGGAATGGTAAATAGCCGGAATATTAATGCGTGCATGCAAATCATTTGCAGCAATTCAGAGACAGTGGTTCCGCTGTTTGATGTGAGTGTTTGATTATCAGAATAGAGGTCTCGTCTTTGGTTGTTATCGTTCCACAGTAGGAACATCATATTTAATCATATGGTTCCTCATAAACTGTAGTAGATTATTTGTGTAACAAGCAAGTTGTTGTTAACCTCCTGTTGCTTTTTCTTACCTCTCACCCACACCTCTTccctctgcccctgcccccATACACCCCATCCTCCACAcctctgcccccctgccccccccgctttttaaacatgagtatctgtactcgTACTTGAGCAAAGGATGTGTggacttttgccatctctgcctGGGTGCCTCCGTGGTCTCCTGGTTCTCTGTgtggtgtctcctctctcctgcctgcccccgtccccctgcccccctggctGCTGCTGCCCCCGCCCCGGCCTCCTGGTCCTGTGTGAGTCCCTGGGCCTCCGGGCCCTGCCTCGCTCCGTGCCTCTCAGCACCTCCGTCCTCTCCGTGGCCCGGAACCAGCTCTGCAACGTGGACCACCTGCTGCGCCGCTTCTCTGGCCTGCAAGAGCTCAGTCTGAGCCACAACCAGCTGGGCCGCTTCCCCCGGGGCCTACCGCCCAGCCTGGAGCGCCTCCTGCTGGAGGACAACCGCATCACCTACATCACCTCCGGAGCCCTGCGGCAGCTGGGGAACCTCACCCGTCTGGACCTGGAGGACAACCGCATCCGGGCCATCCAGCCGGGGGCCTTGCGGGGCCTGGGGAGGCTACAGGTCCTCACCCTGAAGGGGAACCGGCTGACGAGCCTCCCACTGgaactcccctcctccctcacccacctGGACCTGTCGGCAAACTGCATCTCCGACCTGGACCTTCCCTCGCTGGCGGCTCTGGTCAACCTCCAGGTGCTGAAGATCAACAGCAACTGTCTACGTTCAGTTCCGGAGCGCGCCTTCGACGGTATGCCTCGCCTCCGCTCCATGGAGCTGGCCGACAacctgtgggtgtgtgagtgtgacatcCTGTACCTTTATCGATGGCTGCTGGGGGGAGGGCTGAAGATGGCCACcgacatggtgtgtgtggagccaCAGCACCTGGCTCATCGCCTGCTCCTGAACCTCTCAGTCATGGTCATCTGCCCCCGGGTCTTCAAGACGAACGAGAACATCCCTAGTCTCAGCTTCACCCTGAGACCCAAGAGAACACTGGCAATCTCCACAGAGGAAACCACGACTCCCGATCTGTCTAGTTCAACACAGAAAATACTGGATGTTACCTTGAGCATGACAGAAAGCCACGATGGAGAATCCGACCTGCAACGGCAAGCTCGAATGGTACCAAACCACCACACGTTACAAGTAATGAGCTACGAAGACTGTTTGGCTCTGAACTCAACAACCGAAGTAAACCCACTTCCCCAAATCATCGAACCCACACCGTCTATGCCAGTCCAGGAGCCAATATGTTTGGACAACTCAACGGGACGATACCCTCCAAATAGCTCAACCTCCGTAGAGGGCATGCCCCCTGGCAGGACAGGCCCGTCACCCACCCCCAGACCTCTCAGTCTCCAGGGCAGCCCAGCAGTGATAGCCCTGCTGGCTGTGTTGTGCGTGCTGGTCGTTCTCCTCACACTGGCTGTGCTGCTAGTCCTGAAAACCGTCCTGCTGCACCACCAGAGGGTGGCGCCACTTCAGCAGTCCTGACGGGTATTTACGTCTTTCACTTGTTTCTGCTGGTCGTGAGATCAAGTGTACAAGTGCAGCAACTAACTGGTTGGTTTAGTTGGTTTATTCAGAGGAATGAAACAAGATAATATACACTTGTTGacaatatatttttgtatataATGATATATAATTTGTGTTGTATACTACAAGTGCAGTTAAATTACTGTTAATTTAACTATACCTCATGCCAAGTTGAGTGACTTTTCCCACAGGGTCCATTCAGATTTAACCATTCGCCAACAAAATAtttgaatgccaacaacatttgcataacaaataaacttgtatttacaTATATAGATTTCTGTGTACCCATC
This is a stretch of genomic DNA from Hypomesus transpacificus isolate Combined female unplaced genomic scaffold, fHypTra1 scaffold_42, whole genome shotgun sequence. It encodes these proteins:
- the tmem119a gene encoding transmembrane protein 119, with product MSLVVCLQLACVTLALLSGLGCHASPVLFNMSMDSSGDGAELELLLPVASSTRVPPLVHLSPTTIPSPGAGTGAGGAEVTSLTGTITTTMIRLKDFVLSRVVDFLQENLLIIIVATSLLIVLVFIICCASAMSHKRKLEAYKPPVNPPRKYTDQVKPPSGLQGRPYAVDHVQRFQSQASPTLRTPSKALVGDKEGRDIKPRHQEVKKVRVAEEEEVEEKRRVESRPKEQAKRREEEQQSSAGQPVVCTCHLRKH
- the LOC124464920 gene encoding SLIT and NTRK-like protein 6; the encoded protein is MCGLLPSLPGCLRGLLVLCVVSPLSCLPPSPCPPGCCCPRPGLLVLCESLGLRALPRSVPLSTSVLSVARNQLCNVDHLLRRFSGLQELSLSHNQLGRFPRGLPPSLERLLLEDNRITYITSGALRQLGNLTRLDLEDNRIRAIQPGALRGLGRLQVLTLKGNRLTSLPLELPSSLTHLDLSANCISDLDLPSLAALVNLQVLKINSNCLRSVPERAFDGMPRLRSMELADNLWVCECDILYLYRWLLGGGLKMATDMVCVEPQHLAHRLLLNLSVMVICPRVFKTNENIPSLSFTLRPKRTLAISTEETTTPDLSSSTQKILDVTLSMTESHDGESDLQRQARMVPNHHTLQVMSYEDCLALNSTTEVNPLPQIIEPTPSMPVQEPICLDNSTGRYPPNSSTSVEGMPPGRTGPSPTPRPLSLQGSPAVIALLAVLCVLVVLLTLAVLLVLKTVLLHHQRVAPLQQS